The Candidatus Campbellbacteria bacterium genomic sequence GGTGATGGAAAGGGCTAAAAGTCCAAAATAGGTATGAAAAAACCAGACAGTGACAAAATAATAGTGAGGGGTGCCCGAACACACAATCTTAAGAATGTGACGGTTGAAATGCCACGTAACAAAATGGTTGTGTTTACTGGTTTGTCAGGTTCAGGAAAATCTTCTTTGGCGTTCGATACCATCTTTGCAGAAGGACAGCGCCGATATGTTGAGTCATTGTCTGCGTATGCGCGACAGTTCATCAGTCAAATGCCAAAGCCGGATGTGGATGAAATTGTTGGGCTTTCTCCCGCAATTTCAATTGACCAAAAATCTCGCTCAAACAATCCGCGTTCAACCGTTGCAACGATTACTGAAATTTACGATTATCTCCGTATTTTATATGCACGTATTGGTATTCCGCACTGTTTGGTGTGTGGTGAGCCAATTAAGCGGTTGACAAACGAAGAGATTCAAAACTTTATTCTTGAAAAAGTAGACGTTGCGTCTGCGAGTGTAAAAAAACGTGGACAGAAAAACCTCTCTGAAGCAATTGCCGATGCCCAAACGGGTCCTGCACTTGAAATTTTTTCACCAATTGTGCGTGGACGAAAAGGTGAGTACTACCAACAACTCTACGATTTTCTCAATCGGGGATATACCGAAGTACTTGTGGATGGTGTTCGCAAAAAACTACGAGAACAAATTATTCTTGAAAAAAATAAAAAACACGATATCGATATTCTCATTGACCGTATTCCACTCGTTGATTTCGTTGAATCACATGACACTGCACTCGAGCGTTTGCGTGAGTCGCTGGAGCGCTCGCTCCATGAAGCACAAGGACTTGTTCGTGTGGTGTTTTCAGGTATTGATGAGTTTGCTAAAAAAGGAAGCAACGATATTGGTGTATTGATGTCATCAAAGTTTTCGTGTCCAAATGACGGCTATTCGTATCCAGAAATTGAACCACGATTATTTTCTTTCAATAGTCCGTACGGCGCCTGTGCGGAGTGTAATGGACTTGGAACACAAGATTTTTTTGTGAAGGACGCATGTCTGGTGTGTAACGGAGCACGTCTTCGTCCTGAGGCACTCCATGTACGTCTTAATGGAAAAAATATCGTTGAAGCAACTGCGTTGTCTGTTGATGATGCTCATGTATTTTTCCGCGTTCTATCTCTTACTGAAAAAGAAAAAGAAATTTCAAATGTTGTTGTTCGTGAGATTATTGATCGACTTAAATTTATGCAAGATGTAGGTATTGGGTACCTTACACTTGATCGTCGCGCCAACACACTTTCAGGAGGTGAAGCACAACGTATTCGTCTTGCGTCACAACTAGGTTCGGGACTTGTGGGGGCACTCTATGTTCTTGACGAACCAACGATTGGACTCCACTCGCGTGACAACGATCGTCTCATTAAAACACTTCAAAATCTTCGCGATCTCGGTAATACGATTATTGTGGTTGAACATGACGAAGACACCATTTTCTCATCTGATTACATTGTTGATATTGGACCGGGCGCTGGGGTGCACGGAGGGAAGATTGTGGTTGCTGGTGATTTGGAAGAATTGTTAACGGCCAAAGAGCCTCCGGTAAAAGGGAAGTCGCTCACCCTTGCGTACCTGCGTGGTGAAAAATATATTCCACTTCCTGACATACGTCGTACTGCGGACAAGGGCGTTATCAAAATTCGTGGTGGAACTATTTTCAACATAAAAAATATGAATGTTGATATTCCTCTCGGAAAATTTGTTGTGGTAACAGGAGTGTCTGGTTCCGGAAAATCTTCGTTTATGTATGAGATTTTGTACAAAAATCTTCAGGCGCGTTTGGAGCGAAAGTATCGAACTGCGCAAACATTCAACTGCGGTTCTATTACGGGAACTGAATACGTGTCTCGAACAATCATGATTGATCAGTCACCGATTGGTCGCACTTCACGAAGTAATCCGGCAACGTACACGGGAGCCTTTTCACATATTCGTGACATGTTTGCAGCAACACCTGAAGCACGCGCTCGTGGTTGGAAGGCGAGTCGATTTTCATTCAACGTAAAAGGTGGCCGATGTGAAGCATGTGAAGGAAAAGGTGAAATTGCTGTTGAAATGCACTTTCTCCCAACAGTGTATGTTGAGTGTGATGTGTGTGGCGGTAAGCGTTTTATGCGCGAAACACTTGAAGTTGAGTATCGAGATAAAAATATTCACGAGGTGCTTTCGATGACTGTAGAAGAAGCACTCGCTTTTTTTAACGATATTCCTGCCATTTATGACCGACTCCACACACTTAATGAAGTTGGTCTTGGGTACTTACAACTTGGCCAATCAGCAACAACACTCTCAGGAGGAGAGTCACAGCGCGTTAAAATTTCTTCTGAACTCTATCGCACGCATGTGCAAAAAACACTCTACCTTCTTGATGAGCCGACCATCGGACTTCATTATGAGGACGTACGAAAACTTATTGAAATACTTCAGATGCTTACCACAAAAGGAAACTCGGTTATTCTCATTGAGCACAACATGGACATTGTGAAGAGTGCGGATTACATTATAGATATTGGTCCTGAAGGTGGAACAGAAGGAGGAAAAGTTGTAGCGTTCGGAACTCCAGAAGAAGTTGCTGAATCAGGCACGCACACAGGACGCTATTTGCGCAAAGTGTTACGTAAACAGGCAACACATGTATCGTCAAAAGAATAATTCTAATACTATGCAGTATGTTTGTTGTCCATTACTAGTTTCTAGTACCTAGTTGATCATATATGTCCAATTTTGATGACACTAAAGGAAAAGAGGACCTTCGTCGGAAAGCGCTTGAAGAAACGGCAAGTGCACAGCGACTTATCAAGGCACAAGAAGAAAGGCGGAAACAACAGCATGCGCAAATTGTCCAATTAGAACTTTCGCGTTTAAACCAAGAAATAAAACGTGCAGAGCAAGAACGAGCGTCACTAGTGCTCGAAGAAGATTCAATTAAACGTCAAGAGGCGGAAGAAAAAAGAACGGTTGAAAGTACCGTAACTCACCAAGCACAGGCAAAGACGGAAACGCTTGATATAAGTCGTACACAGCAAAAACTTGAAAGCGAGTTGGCCGAACTCACAAAGAAAAAAGAAACACTCACTGCAACACTCAAAAAAATGGCACAAGAGCACGTAACACGCCAGCGTGCTAAGCCGACTATTTCTCATATCCAAAAAAATGCAGGGAAAGAAGGCGAGCTAAAGCGTGAGCTTGTCAAGTTAGAAAAGGATATGGAAACACTCAAAAAAATTATTGCTGCTGATGAGGCGCGTCTGCGTGAAGAAAAGGCGACATGTACTCGTGAAGAAGCAGAAAAGAAAAAGATTGAATTGGAATTGAGTACCGTACAAAAAGATGCACACAAAGAAGAGGTGGTTGGAGGTTTATCAGCGCAGCAAGAGAAAAAAATACAACAAGAATCTGAACAGATACAAACGGTGCTCGGTGCTGTTGAAAGAAGTATTCAAGATGTTATGAGAAAATTGCGTTTATTTACAACGCGCGGACAGAAGCAAAAAAGAGATACGCAAGAAAACGAACGTACAAAGAGAATGGCTGAACAAGCGGTGCGTACTGCGGATACAAAATTGCGAGATCGTGAACGACGACTTAAACAACTGGATGCTGATATACGTACAAAAAAAGAAAAGAAAGAAAAGTTAGAGGCCGAATTACGCTAGTGGAGTGCATACAAAAAGCCAGATGTGCTATCTGGCCAGTTTTGAACACAAGAGAAGTTAAGATTCGAAGTCTAGATCGGCGCCATCACTGTCGATGTCGTGATGCCGCAGGGCAGAATCCGAGGGATGACCGTTAGCTCCTACATCAGGAAGTGGGGGTGGTGGACACGGGGTTTCGATGTCGAAAGATGAAATTCCAACAATGACGCGTGTCGGCCTTGGCACTCGGCTGTGCGGTGTATCTTCGGCACTCATATATTCTCCTTGCTCGTCGTTCGTCTACCTTATAGTATAATCCTATAATGGCGTTACATCTAAAAGATATACACACTCTCCCCGATGCTCCTGGCGTGTACCTTTTTTGTAAAGGTAAAGATATCCTCTATATTGGCAAGGCAACATCGCTTAAAAATCGTGTACGTAGCTATTTTTCCTCGGATATTATAGAAACGCGTGGCCGGCGTATCGTAAAAATGCTTGATGAAGCAACGCGTGTCCGGTTTGAAGAAACACCCTCCGTCCTTGAGGCACTCATTCTTGAGGCGGTGCTGATTAAAAAACATCAACCAAAGTATAACGCAAAAGAGAAGAGCGATACGAGTTTTAACTACGTTGTTATTACCAAAGAAGATTTTCCGCGTGTTTTTACTCTTCGTGAACGAGAACTCTCCAACATTCCACATACTACATTCCACATTCGTCATTCATTCGGCCCATTTCCTCATGGTACACAACTAAAGGAAGCATTACAGATTATTCGTAAAATATTTCCATTTCGAGGAAAAAATGATGCACCATTGGCTTCGGATCGAAGACGTGCATCTCGTTTGTACGAAGAACTCGGACTTTCTCCACGATCACAAGAAATAAGTGTGCTGGAGTATAAAAAAACAATCCGACATATTGTGCTCTTTTTTGAAGGTAAGAAAAAACAACTTCTCACTACTCTTACCAGAGAAATGAAGCAGTATGCCCGTGCCCGCAAATTTGAACAGGCTAGCGAAATAAAGAGACGTTTGTATGCCTTGCAACATATTCAAGATGTAGCGTTGATACGGCCTGAAGTTCAAAGTTCAAAGTTCAAAGCTCAAAAAAGAATAGAGGCATATGATGTGGCGCATATTTCCGAAACTGCACGTGTTGGTGTAATGACTGTTATAGAAAATGGGGAACCAAACAAAAGAGAGTATCGAACCTTTTCTATTAAAACGAAACAACAGGGAGATATTGCTGGTCTTTCTGAGATTCTTGAACGCCGTTTGCAACACATGGAGTGGCATCTACCCAAGCTTATTGTTGTGGACGGTGGTATTGCTCAAAAGAATGCAGCTGAAAAGATTTTAAAAACATTTGGCTTTCAGATTCCTATTGTTGCCGTCACTAAAAATGAACATCACAGACCTGAAAAACTTCTAGGAAATCAAAAAGATATACTAGGTAATGAAAAAGAGATTCTTCTTGTCAATAACGAGGCACACCGCTTTGCGCTTAGTCGACATAGAGCAAAAAAGAATCGAATTTTTTGATATACTAAAGACATGACCAAAATACGCGTTGGTGTTGTACGTGGTGGAGGAGGTAGTGGATACCAAAATTCTCTTGAAACAGGGAAGGTGGTGTTGAACACGCTGTCTCAGGAAAAATACGAACCCCACGATATTTTTATAGATACAAATGGCGTGTGGCACGTGGAAGGATTTCCTCTTTTGCCAGAACAAGCGGTCCGACGTTTCGATGTTATTTTTAATGCGCTTGATGGAAACAATGAAGGTGTCATTAGAACGCTCGAGCGTTTTCATATTCCATTTACCGGATCGGGCTCACTCGCGACAAGTATCGCTCAACACAAACTTCGTTCCAAAGAAATATACACACAGAACGCTCTTCGGACACCACTGCACACGATATTTGATGGTAGTGTACACAACGAAAAAGATATTCGTGAAATTTTTCGAACATTTCCGCATCCAACAACAGTGCACCCCGTTGTGTCTGGCTCGCGAAACAATGAGATTGTGTACACACTTGCTGAACTTACCGATGCTATTGCGCACGCACAGCAAAAACACGGCACGACGCTCATAGAAATGCACATTCCTGGAAAGAGAGTCTCGTGTTTGGTTACGGATGATTTTCGTGGTGAAAAACAACACACGGCTTTCCCTGTACACACGTCAGATGAAAATGCTCAGCTTTCTCGGGAAGAAAAGGAAGAAGTACAACATATGGCGCGTACCGCACACAATGCACTGGGCGCACGTCACTATTCACTCTCTGATTGCGTTGTGTCTCCGCGAGGTGTATACGTTCTTGAAACAAAAACAGCGCCGGCATTTGGCGATGATTCTGCGCTCGGGCGTTCTCTTGCTGAAGTGGGGGTTCCACTTTCACATTATTTAGATCACATCGTTTCTCTTTCTTTGAAAAAATAGAACCAAGAGGATTAAAAAACTAAGGCCCTTTTCCGTACAACGGAAAAGGGCCTGTGCTGTGTCACCGGTTATTGCTCAGGGAGCTTGATTGCTTCTCGAATCAGCCCACCTTTTATGTACCGGTACTTGAAATACCACCTCGCGTTCCCAGAGTCCACAAGTCGCTTAAAGTGTTGATACACTGTCTGGGGACTTCGGCCCGTGCACTGTACCACTGAGTCAACTGTAAGAGTTCTGTGAAACTTGAGGCGGTCGAACAGGCATCTGTCCCATCCGAGCTCCTTGAGCTCTTGTTCCCAAAGACAACGGATCTTTTTGGACATCAGCCACTCCTTTTTGTTGTGGAAATTGGTTTTATCTGAAATGTAAAATACATCTCAGATTACGTACTGTCAATCTTTTTATGTGGCGATCTTTTTTGGTCCAAAGAGGTAGTGGGCGCAGTATCCAGTCAAGATTCCTAGGACAATACCACCAAGAATATCGCTTGGGTAGTGTATGCCAGCAGTAATACGAGCGATGCCTATGAGTAGTCCTGATGCATACAACATCCATGCAAGTTTTTTATTACCAAAAAAGTACATTGCAGTTGCAAGTGAAAAAACAAACATAGTGTGACCGGACGGAAAAGAGTTTGATGTTTTATCAAACAAGTAGGGAATATTGAGTGTGTGCAGAGGTCGCGGGCTTTCGTATATGAAGCGAATGAATTCTGTAAGAAGTTCGGCACCAAGAACACTTGCAATGAGTGCTTTCGTATTTTTCCAAAATGTCAGAAGTGATCCTGTGTAAATGTCGCGATACCACACAACACCAGCAATGAGTATGATGAGAAAAACGTAATATTGTGCAAAAAAAAGTACTATTCCATCGATGAGGGGGGATGTGCCAAGAATCCCGTTAAGGGTGAATAGAATTTCTAGGTTAAGGTTCATTGGAGTTTGTTTTTGTGGTCACGAATCACTAAGTATTTTACTTCACTTCGTTCGTAAAATCCTAAGTGTTCTTGAAGCCTACCCCGGCACGATCTTTTGATCGCCCGTCTCAATGAGCACATTGACCTACTGGGTCGGCGCTCAGACCAATGGCGCGCCTGCGACTTCCATAAAATAAAAAACCTAGATTCAAGAAGGTTTTTACTTTGTGGACCCGACCGGATTCGAACCGGTGACCTCCTCATTGCAAATGAGGCGCTCTACCAACTAAGCTACGGGCCCGTATCGAGTAATTGAAGATACTGGGCATGCCTTCAGCGAAGAAAATGATATCATAAAATATCTTCAAAACAAGAAGGATGTGGAGTAGTATACCGATAGTACCCAGTAGGTACATTAGTAGATTTGTAATGTGGTTGTACTATTGTACTCAATCGTGCGTGGTTTGGGATAGATTGTTCCTCAAAATTATTTTCTCTGTCGGGCCGTAGTATACCGGTAGTACGCGTGC encodes the following:
- a CDS encoding GIY-YIG nuclease family protein, whose protein sequence is MALHLKDIHTLPDAPGVYLFCKGKDILYIGKATSLKNRVRSYFSSDIIETRGRRIVKMLDEATRVRFEETPSVLEALILEAVLIKKHQPKYNAKEKSDTSFNYVVITKEDFPRVFTLRERELSNIPHTTFHIRHSFGPFPHGTQLKEALQIIRKIFPFRGKNDAPLASDRRRASRLYEELGLSPRSQEISVLEYKKTIRHIVLFFEGKKKQLLTTLTREMKQYARARKFEQASEIKRRLYALQHIQDVALIRPEVQSSKFKAQKRIEAYDVAHISETARVGVMTVIENGEPNKREYRTFSIKTKQQGDIAGLSEILERRLQHMEWHLPKLIVVDGGIAQKNAAEKILKTFGFQIPIVAVTKNEHHRPEKLLGNQKDILGNEKEILLVNNEAHRFALSRHRAKKNRIF
- the uvrA gene encoding excinuclease ABC subunit UvrA, translating into MKKPDSDKIIVRGARTHNLKNVTVEMPRNKMVVFTGLSGSGKSSLAFDTIFAEGQRRYVESLSAYARQFISQMPKPDVDEIVGLSPAISIDQKSRSNNPRSTVATITEIYDYLRILYARIGIPHCLVCGEPIKRLTNEEIQNFILEKVDVASASVKKRGQKNLSEAIADAQTGPALEIFSPIVRGRKGEYYQQLYDFLNRGYTEVLVDGVRKKLREQIILEKNKKHDIDILIDRIPLVDFVESHDTALERLRESLERSLHEAQGLVRVVFSGIDEFAKKGSNDIGVLMSSKFSCPNDGYSYPEIEPRLFSFNSPYGACAECNGLGTQDFFVKDACLVCNGARLRPEALHVRLNGKNIVEATALSVDDAHVFFRVLSLTEKEKEISNVVVREIIDRLKFMQDVGIGYLTLDRRANTLSGGEAQRIRLASQLGSGLVGALYVLDEPTIGLHSRDNDRLIKTLQNLRDLGNTIIVVEHDEDTIFSSDYIVDIGPGAGVHGGKIVVAGDLEELLTAKEPPVKGKSLTLAYLRGEKYIPLPDIRRTADKGVIKIRGGTIFNIKNMNVDIPLGKFVVVTGVSGSGKSSFMYEILYKNLQARLERKYRTAQTFNCGSITGTEYVSRTIMIDQSPIGRTSRSNPATYTGAFSHIRDMFAATPEARARGWKASRFSFNVKGGRCEACEGKGEIAVEMHFLPTVYVECDVCGGKRFMRETLEVEYRDKNIHEVLSMTVEEALAFFNDIPAIYDRLHTLNEVGLGYLQLGQSATTLSGGESQRVKISSELYRTHVQKTLYLLDEPTIGLHYEDVRKLIEILQMLTTKGNSVILIEHNMDIVKSADYIIDIGPEGGTEGGKVVAFGTPEEVAESGTHTGRYLRKVLRKQATHVSSKE
- a CDS encoding phosphatase PAP2 family protein; the encoded protein is MNLNLEILFTLNGILGTSPLIDGIVLFFAQYYVFLIILIAGVVWYRDIYTGSLLTFWKNTKALIASVLGAELLTEFIRFIYESPRPLHTLNIPYLFDKTSNSFPSGHTMFVFSLATAMYFFGNKKLAWMLYASGLLIGIARITAGIHYPSDILGGIVLGILTGYCAHYLFGPKKIAT